Proteins encoded by one window of Polyangiaceae bacterium:
- a CDS encoding GNAT family N-acetyltransferase, producing the protein MTSVDARVVPFDSVRRSPAWSDWRALTRDAPPFLTPEFFALNGPLSHQGEALLAQAWEQNGLVGALPLSLSHRTLEGLRSDQTPGFDYWGSAEGLSAIWRAILRDGRWDVMVLKNVPKESALATTLVTLAEAEGCRVALRSGARHPYFELSDFEARLSPKFRQNLKRCGRKAGGVELERLTSPTRSELEEALTLEAMAWKGAAGTSIATDPEVAHLYGAVTRLFGRRGRAALSFLRANGRRIALLFSVEDDHTLYALKIGYDPSQAAVSPGHLMVWKVAEDAEERGLRQLDFVGRADDWKKKWTDVAHEQVSVLVYRRSPRGLLAWTLHEQLKPRLPAELDLRSPLRHGCQRDDIIGEHTASERVRGRVDRGLGIKSGIRRAFAPAPPPRDPLGAPSRFAPGSWVRVLDEARVRSTLDASDRLRGLAFGPSQWPTCGQVYRVAQQVRRLRDDQGRMRPVSRTVLLEGVTCAGAGPEPTGCGRHCPMMYRDDWLEPAEAPRREPPSASTLPHARVRSLEEIQRGLDLEGRRDGVTFMPEMARFAGKRLRILERLDSVFEYDKWTPPRARVFLLEDARCTGQSLGARGPCDRSCALVWHEDWLTLEPNGSA; encoded by the coding sequence ATGACCTCCGTCGACGCCCGCGTCGTCCCCTTCGACAGTGTCCGTAGGAGCCCAGCATGGAGCGATTGGCGTGCGCTCACGCGCGACGCTCCGCCATTCCTCACTCCGGAGTTCTTCGCTCTGAACGGACCCTTGTCTCACCAGGGCGAGGCGCTCTTGGCCCAAGCGTGGGAACAGAACGGTCTGGTGGGCGCGCTGCCGCTGTCGTTGTCCCATCGCACGCTCGAAGGGCTGCGCAGTGATCAGACCCCCGGCTTCGACTACTGGGGCAGCGCCGAAGGGCTCTCGGCGATCTGGCGTGCGATCCTCCGCGATGGACGCTGGGACGTGATGGTGCTCAAGAACGTCCCGAAAGAGTCTGCGCTGGCCACCACATTGGTGACGCTCGCGGAAGCCGAGGGCTGCCGCGTGGCCCTGCGCTCGGGGGCGCGCCATCCCTACTTCGAGCTCTCCGACTTCGAGGCGCGGCTCAGCCCCAAGTTTCGTCAGAACCTCAAGCGCTGCGGCCGCAAGGCAGGCGGCGTGGAGCTCGAGCGTCTGACCTCGCCCACGCGTTCCGAGCTGGAAGAGGCCCTGACCCTGGAAGCCATGGCCTGGAAGGGCGCCGCCGGCACCAGTATCGCCACGGATCCGGAGGTCGCGCACCTGTACGGGGCCGTGACCCGGCTTTTCGGACGCCGGGGACGTGCCGCTCTGTCGTTCTTGCGCGCCAACGGTCGGCGCATCGCCCTCTTGTTCTCGGTGGAGGACGACCACACGCTGTACGCCCTCAAGATCGGCTACGACCCGAGCCAAGCGGCGGTGAGCCCGGGCCACCTGATGGTGTGGAAGGTGGCTGAAGACGCCGAGGAGCGTGGCCTCCGTCAGCTCGACTTCGTGGGCCGTGCCGACGACTGGAAGAAGAAGTGGACCGATGTCGCGCACGAGCAAGTGAGCGTGCTCGTGTATCGGCGCTCGCCCCGTGGCCTGCTCGCCTGGACCCTCCACGAGCAGCTCAAGCCGCGGCTGCCGGCGGAGCTCGATCTTCGCTCGCCGCTGCGCCACGGCTGTCAGCGCGACGACATCATCGGCGAGCACACAGCGTCCGAACGCGTGCGCGGTCGCGTCGATCGGGGTCTCGGAATCAAGAGCGGCATCCGGCGGGCGTTCGCTCCCGCGCCGCCGCCACGGGATCCGCTGGGTGCGCCATCGCGCTTCGCTCCGGGCAGTTGGGTGCGAGTGCTCGACGAAGCGCGGGTGCGGAGCACGTTGGACGCTTCCGATCGCTTGCGCGGCCTGGCCTTTGGTCCCAGCCAGTGGCCCACCTGCGGCCAGGTGTATCGCGTGGCCCAGCAGGTGCGCCGCCTGCGGGACGATCAAGGCAGGATGCGCCCCGTCTCGCGAACGGTGCTCCTGGAAGGCGTCACCTGCGCCGGCGCCGGCCCCGAGCCCACAGGCTGCGGCCGTCATTGCCCCATGATGTACCGCGACGATTGGCTGGAGCCGGCCGAGGCACCCCGCCGCGAGCCGCCGAGCGCGTCCACGCTGCCCCACGCGCGGGTGCGGAGCCTGGAGGAAATCCAGCGCGGGCTCGATCTGGAAGGGCGACGCGACGGCGTGACTTTCATGCCGGAAATGGCGCGCTTCGCCGGCAAGCGCCTGCGCATCCTCGAGCGCCTCGACAGCGTTTTCGAGTACGACAAGTGGACTCCGCCCCGCGCCCGCGTGTTTCTCCTGGAAGATGCGCGCTGTACGGGCCAGAGCCTGGGCGCCCGCGGGCCCTGCGATCGATCCTGCGCCCTGGTGTGGCACGAGGACTGGCTGA